The following proteins are encoded in a genomic region of Anticarsia gemmatalis isolate Benzon Research Colony breed Stoneville strain chromosome 17, ilAntGemm2 primary, whole genome shotgun sequence:
- the LOC142979807 gene encoding small ribosomal subunit protein mS37 — protein MRIHPNLFAGATQKQARRPQKEPVPFQMLLPLELKKTVSGKGDKLKEAACMQEMALMFACFKKFEFDQQECLKEVAAFQGCYNEHNKKLSVQREQGKKGILVPGEKKLTHRQLNQLMKSFPPKK, from the coding sequence atgagaatCCATCCAAATCTTTTTGCGGGTGCAACCCAAAAGCAAGCGAGGAGACCACAGAAGGAGCCAGTTCCATTTCAAATGTTATTGCCTTTAGAGTTGAAGAAAACTGTGTCTGGTAAAGGAGACAAGCTTAAAGAAGCAGCTTGTATGCAAGAAATGGCTCTAATGTTTGCATGCTTTAAGAAATTCGAGTTCGACCAGCAAGAGTGTTTGAAAGAAGTCGCCGCGTTCCAGGGCTGTTACAACGAACACAATAAGAAACTATCTGTTCAGAGGGAGCAAGGAAAGAAAGGTATTCTAGTGCCTGGAGAGAAAAAACTCACTCATAGACAACTCAATCAACTAATGAAAAGCTTCCCGCCAAAAAAATAG
- the LOC142979747 gene encoding inhibitor of Bruton tyrosine kinase: MSKHKVEVDCTSRCRSRVHGQAITSAITKRSVSDEALASFIKGTCANFVKAFDCEGRTALHMAASRGRIHLMDWLIRHSSEAFKNARDRESGYTPLHRSIFYGQIHAAVGLMKIGVNTDIVDKDDYRALEHAMLDRQYMYKHEGTQPSEVYVWGNNSNYTLGTGTQQERTTPELLTCFNRANTYIKQVCLGKFHSVWLSDAGEAWCCGQLARAGGPHATALRPTPLRLAEPCAAIAITINSTIFLLESGMVLQYALNSTDNMSQSSTQAPSSIKLSSVKPLLKLSAALGVCAARAHAAVWNTRAVYTWGNNVGQLGHSNDDKIVAAPKRVAISMNNKEEAGIQLVHAADAATVITTSRGDVYLLHKYICKKIAIKQINLKQVCVEAKVSESGVYSRVTVLLLTNVGQLFIWQDTTNKLTRCVFGLVHQTIITNVALTHDALYFTTKYGEAFIGSISRKTTPTAQAQPIKREKDKDNRSALVKFLEKDDCTSVRISKISNVYRAVAIAVDSEGNNFACLQIKPTCGLRSLPELSPSSLSKHMETLRETATEDDLLHDVIFKVGNKQYPAHIFIIASSSELLYKMYQDARATNDHKPEITLDNVHPEAFDRIMKFMYTGTCDVTELGPCGLKIRREELVGKKEKESEDVDEDVIENPSEISAFEVYKKQGDRSKRRSRRCTETPPRPHVYCDPVKLLQATAKRLQVLALHKLLDKFYYKDGNIRLKESAVYSRVVSSPWQRETLGELVDTRVVSRDNVAVPAHKCVLAARLEYFHGMFMHSWTESKLLSKVTLPINYGILLPVINFLYTDLCPELDNCDSIDFICNLMIVADQLFIGRLREMCEVALANMITLKNCTELCQFAHTYNATQLKQCCMEFISLNLCSVLENRSLDLLEQELLDDITTYYCKFNPIMSSRVITPFFNAPSDEVIEEFAKTYPVNLEVTDEEYKKDDSIIEVTKKKNRGKKIEYTDSEKERMRYESVSSITSLDLSNEVSGDITLSLSKISKDSEKGSRDKQEKWIEVPSAQQKQQKVVQARLKAITSAKDILNEAPTESFMKLTKSSSSSAMTIQEKLPTSSRMSVSPKDSPIAEMARSPQGNMFISHVQVGPKLSQKQRKKLALQGNDSPSQSVEDYFSKVNIGSPPEKPKNPWKICEAPVASSSPNSKAIEFNKILTDQKKQKEDHSRIMTKPLNMTQLEDKAIEQLERFYNIHEIDDELITVRRIELQVSSPQWIHTAPK, from the exons ATGAGTAAGCACAAAGTTGAAGTAGACTGCACCTCACGGTGTCGGTCTAGAGTCCACGGACAGGCTATAACAAGTGCGATTACGAAGAGATCGGTCAGTGATGAAGCACTGGCCAGCTTTATCAAAGGTACATGCGCTAATTTCGTGAAAGCTTTTGATTGTGAG GGTCGCACAGCCCTACACATGGCTGCGTCGCGTGGCAGAATTCATCTGATGGATTGGCTTATCCGCCACTCGTCAGAGGCTTTCAAGAATGCGCGCGATCGTGAATCCGGATATACACCCTTGCACCGAAGCATTTTTTATGGACAAATACATGCTGCTGTAGGACTTATGAAGAttg GTGTAAACACAGACATAGTAGACAAAGATGACTACAGGGCTCTAGAGCACGCAATGCTGGACCGTCAGTACATGTACAAGCACGAAGGCACGCAACCCAGCGAGGTGTACGTGTGGGGCAACAACTCCAACTACACGCTAGGAACGGGCACTCAGCAGGAACGAACCACGCCTGAGCTGCTGACCTGCTTCAATAGAGCTAATACTTATATCAAACAG GTGTGTCTAGGCAAGTTCCACAGCGTGTGGCTGTCGGACGCGGGCGAGGCGTGGTGCTGCGGCCAGCTGGCGCGCGCCGGCGGCCCGCACGCCACCGCGCTGCGCCCCACTCCGCTCAGGCTGGCCGAGCCCTGCGCCGCTATAGCCATCACTATCAACTCTACCATCTTTCTACTCGAGAGTGGGATG GTGTTACAATACGCACTAAACAGCACAGACAACATGAGTCAGTCCAGCACTCAGGCGCCGAGCTCCATCAAGCTGAGCTCTGTGAAGCCGCTGCTCAAGTTGTCGGCGGCGCTGGGCGTgtgcgcggcgcgggcgcacgcGGCCGTGTGGAACACGCGCGCCGTCTACACGTGGGGCAACAATGTCGGACAACTTGGACATTCTAATGACGATAAGATTGTTGCGGCACCTAAACGG GTAGCGATATCAATGAACAACAAAGAGGAGGCCGGCATACAGTTGGTGCACGCGGCGGACGCGGCCACCGTCATCACCACCAGCCGCGGAGACGTCTACCTTCTACACAAGTACATCTGCAAGAAAATCGCTATCAA ACAGATAAACCTGAAACAGGTGTGTGTGGAAGCTAAAGTGAGTGAGAGTGGCGTGTACTCGCGCGTCACCGTGCTGCTACTGACCAACGTCGGACAACTGTTCATATGGCAAGACACTACCAACAAACTTACTAG ATGTGTATTTGGTTTAGTTCATCAAACGATTATAACAAACGTAGCCCTGACACACGACGCTCTCTACTTCACAACTAAATACGGCGAAGCGTTCATTGGCTCGATCTCGCGCAAGACCACGCCCACCGCACAGGCTCAACCAATCAAAAGAGAGAAAGACAAGGACAACAGATCCGCGCTCGTCAAGTTTTTAGAAAAGGACGACTGTACTTCAGTGAGGATATCGAAGATTTCGAACGTTTATAGAGCGGTGGCAATCGCTGTTGACAGTGAAGGAAATAATTTTGCTTGTCTACAG ATAAAGCCGACCTGCGGCTTACGTTCCTTGCCGGAGTTATCACCGTCCAGTCTGTCCAAACACATGGAAACTTTACGAGAGACCGCCACCGAAGACGACTTGTTACATGATGTTATATTTAAG GTAGGCAACAAACAGTACCCAGCGCACATATTCATTATCGCTTCAAGCAGTGAGCTACTCTACAAAATGTACCAAGACGCCCGGGCGACCAATGACCATAAGCCTGAGATCACACTGGACAACGTGCACCCTGAGGCCTTCGACCGTATCATGAAGTTCATGTACACCGGCACTTGTGACGTCACGGAGTTAGGCCCGTGCGGACTCAAGATAAGGAGGGAGGAGCTGGTGGGCAAGAAGGAGAAAGAGAGTGAGGATGTTGATGAAGATGTTATTG AGAATCCATCAGAGATATCAGCATTCGAGGTGTACAAGAAGCAAGGCGACCGGTCGAAGCGGCGCAGTCGGCGCTGCACGGAGACCCCGCCGCGGCCGCACGTGTACTGCGACCCCGTCAAGCTGCTGCAGGCCACCGCCAAGCGACTGCAAGTGCTCGCGCTGCACAAACTGCTCGATAAGTTCTA TTACAAAGACGGCAACATCCGTCTGAAGGAGAGCGCAGTGTACAGCCGGGTGGTGTCGTCTCCGTGGCAGCGAGAGACGCTGGGCGAGCTGGTGGACACGCGCGTGGTGTCGCGCGACAACGTGGCCGTGCCCGCGCACAAGTGCGTGCTCGCCGCCCGCCTCGAGTACTTCCACGGCATGTTCATGCACTCCTGGACTGAG agtAAACTGTTGTCAAAAGTGACTCTACCGATTAACTACGGCATTCTGCTGCCTGTCATCAACTTCCTCTACACGGACTTATGTCCGGAGTTAGATAACTGCGACAGTATTGACTTTATATGTAACCTGATGATTGTGGCCGATCAACTGTTCATCGGCCGCCTGAGAGAAATGTGTGAGGTAGCTCTCGCCAACATGATCACGCTCAAAAACTGCACAGAACTATGTCAGTTCGCACACACGTACAACGCGACACAACTAAAACAATGCTGTATGGAATTCATCTCACTCAACCTATGCAGTGTACTGGAAAACAGATCTTTAGATTTACTAGAACAAGAATTACTAGATGATATTACTACTTATTACTGCAAGTTCAATCCTATCATGTCTTCTAGAGTAATAACGCCGTTCTTCAATGCTCCAAGCGATGAAGTTATAGAAGAGTTTGCTAAGACCTACCCGGTCAATTTAGAGGTGACTGACGAAGAGTACAAAAAAGATGACAGCATCATAGAAGTGACTAAGAAGAAGAATAGGGGTAAAAAGATTGAGTACACTGACAGTGAGAAAGAACGAATGAGGTACGAATCTGTGAGTTCAATAACGTCATTGGACTTATCTAATGAAGTCTCCGGTGATATTACTTTGTCCTTGAGTAAGATATCTAAGGATTCCGAGAAAGGTTCTCGGGATAAGCAAGAGAAGTGGATCGAAGTGCCGTCGGCACAACAGAAACAGCAGAAAGTAGTCCAAGCCAGATTAAAAGCTATAACTAGTGCTAAAGATATTCTGAACGAAGCTCCCACCGAATCGTTTATGAAACTTACTAAGAGTAGCTCTTCCAGTGCCATGACAATACAAGAAAAATTGCCGACATCATCTCGTATGTCTGTGTCGCCTAAGGATTCTCCTATCGCCGAAATGGCAAGGAGTCCTCAAGGGAATATGTTTATAAGTCATGTTCAAGTGGGACCAAAATTATCGCAGAAGCAACGAAAGAAGTTAGCTTTACAGGGCAATGACTCTCCATCACAAAGTGTTGAGGACTACTTCAGTAAAGTAAACATTGGCAGTCCTCCCGAGAAGCCTAAGAATCCGTGGAAGATCTGTGAGGCGCCTGTAGCCAGCAGTAGTCCTAATTCAAAAGCCATtgagttcaataaaatattgacagatCAGAAGAAACAGAAGGAAGACCACTCAAGAATCATGACTAAGCCGCTCAATATGACACAG CTGGAGGACAAAGCCATAGAACAGCTAGAGAGGTTCTACAACATTCACGAGATAGACGATGAGTTGATCACAGTGCGCCGCATAGAGCTTCAAGTGTCCTCACCACAATGGATTCATACTGCCCCAAAGTGA
- the LOC142979799 gene encoding uncharacterized protein LOC142979799: MKLFIAITLLVAVASADFIKPTPVSQEEAQLQEIIAAIQNPSTNPATVAALEQMLQDLLGIKPEPVLDEESSVDIVDIVDIFPVFDTVAPSEDFVDITPVLDSVAPASSAPLVQIILNINQAEFSPGPIVAPSPVDIVDDFPVFDISSPPFQPIVVGTLPPLYPDPDINASEILN, translated from the coding sequence atgaaattattcatTGCCATCACCCTTTTGGTCGCCGTAGCTTCGGCCGACTTCATCAAGCCCACTCCTGTCTCCCAGGAGGAGGCTCAGCTTCAGGAGATCATCGCCGCCATCCAGAACCCTTCAACCAACCCCGCCACCGTCGCCGCTCTTGAACAGATGCTCCAGGACTTACTTGGAATCAAACCCGAACCCGTTCTTGATGAGGAATCTAGCGTAGATATTGTTGACATTGTCGACATCTTCCCTGTGTTTGACACCGTTGCACCTTCTGAAGACTTTGTCGACATCACTCCTGTTCTTGACTCTGTCGCGCCCGCGTCCAGCGCTCCTCTGGTCCAAATCATCTTGAACATCAACCAGGCCGAGTTTAGTCCCGGCCCCATCGTCGCTCCCTCTCCTGTTGACATTGTTGACGACTTCCCCGTCTTCGACATCTCGTCCCCTCCCTTTCAACCTATTGTCGTCGGTACCCTACCCCCCCTCTACCCCGACCCCGACATCAACGCCTCCGAAATCCTCAACTAA
- the LOC142980080 gene encoding uncharacterized protein LOC142980080 yields MKYFIAIALLVAVASAGLIKPDPVVVVDKPSGDFVDITPVLDSEAPSGDFVDITPVLDSEAPSGDFVDIFPVLDSVAPSEDFVDIMPVLDSVAPAAASSSPLVQIIVNVNQAAAAPGPVVVPSPVDVDAPLDIVDNFPVFDSVSPVQVVDTAPVAVEPVNIGTPVIPAPAVNLPEILN; encoded by the coding sequence ATGAAATACTTCATTGCCATCGCTCTTTTGGTCGCCGTAGCTTCGGCTGGCTTGATCAAACCCGACCCCGTCGTCGTGGTTGACAAACCCTCTGGTGACTTCGTGGACATCACACCTGTTCTGGACTCCGAGGCTCCCTCTGGTGACTTCGTGGACATCACACCTGTTCTGGACTCCGAGGCTCCCTCTGGCGACTTCGTGGACATCTTCCCTGTTCTGGACTCCGTCGCTCCTTCTGAAGACTTCGTGGACATCATGCCCGTTCTTGACTCCGTCGCTCCTGCTGCTGCCTCCAGCTCTCCTCTGGTCCAGATCATCGTGAACGTGAACCaggccgccgccgcccccgGCCCCGTCGTCGTCCCCTCCCCCGTTGACGTCGACGCACCCCTCGATATCGTCGACAACTTCCCTGTCTTCGACAGCGTCAGCCCCGTCCAGGTCGTTGACACCGCTCCCGTCGCAGTTGAGCCCGTCAACATCGGCACCCCCGTCATCCCCGCCCCCGCTGTCAACCTCCCCGAGATCCTGAACTAA
- the LOC142980044 gene encoding uncharacterized protein LOC142980044, whose protein sequence is MKYFIAIALLVAVASAGLIKPTPASQEEAQLQEIIAAINNPATNPATAAALEQMLQDILGVKPDPVIVVDEAPANDFVDIFPVVDPVAPSEDFVDIMPVLDSVAPAPAAASSSPLVQIIVNVNQAAAAAPGPAVVPSPADVDAPLDFVDIFPVFDSVSPVQVVDTAPVAVEPVNIGTPVIPAPAVNLPEILN, encoded by the coding sequence atgaaatatttcattgCCATCGCCCTTTTGGTCGCCGTTGCATCGGCCGGCTTGATCAAGCCAACTCCTGCCTCCCAGGAAGAGGCTCAGCTTCAGGAGATCATCGCTGCCATCAACAACCCCGCGACCAAccccgccaccgccgccgctcTCGAGCAGATGCTCCAGGACATCCTTGGAGTCAAGCCCGACCCCGTCATTGTTGTTGATGAGGCTCCCGCCAACGACTTTGTCGACATCTTCCCCGTTGTTGACCCAGTCGCTCCTTCCGAAGACTTCGTGGACATCATGCCCGTACTCGACTCGGTTGCTCCTGCTCCTGCTGCTGCCTCCAGCTCTCCCCTGGTCCAGATCATCGTGAACGTCAACCAGGCCGCCGCCGCTGCCCCCGGCCCCGCTGTCGTCCCCTCCCCCGCTGACGTCGACGCACCCCTCGACTTCGTCGACATCTTCCCCGTGTTCGACAGCGTCAGCCCCGTCCAGGTCGTTGACACCGCTCCCGTCGCCGTTGAGCCCGTCAACATCGGCACCCCTGTCATCCCCGCCCCCGCTGTCAACCTCCCCGAGATCCTGAACTAA
- the ND-18 gene encoding NADH:ubiquinone oxidoreductase subunit 18: protein MFQVISRAAGLSRTQLSRSLPAFSTCSVRYADDPYKRKEAPIIDNEAVLSLPEEARQNAALESTISVSSKVDLTPISGVPEEHIRTRRVRIYQPPKNAMQSGTNNIHHWEMEFDTRQRWENPLMGWTSTGDPLSNMKVQFRTPDEAIELCEKNGWCWYLDTPKIEKPVRPKSYGLNFSWNRRTRVSTK from the exons atgtttcaGGTGATTAGCCGTGCTGCGGGTCTATCTAGAACCCAGCTGTCTAG ATCTCTCCCTGCGTTTTCGACATGCTCTGTCCGCTATGCTGACGACCCTTACAAACGTAAAGAGGCTCCAATAATTGACAATGAGGCGGTACTCTCTTTGCCTGAAGAGGCACGCCAGAATGCTGCTCTGGAGTCAACCATATCGGTCTCTAGCAAG GTAGACCTAACCCCCATCAGCGGTGTCCCTGAGGAGCACATCAGGACACGTCGCGTGCGCATCTACCAGCCTCCCAAGAATGCCATGCAGAGTGGCACCAACAACATTCACCATTGGGAAATGGAGTTTGACACCCGTCAACGTTGGGAAAACCCTCTGATGGGCTGGACATCCACCGGTGACCCACTCTCCAACATGAAAGTGCAATTCAGAACCCCAGATGAAGCTATCGAGCTCTGTGAAAAGAATGGTTGGTGCTGGTACCTTGATACACCTAAGATTGAGAAACCAGTCAGACCGAAAAGCTACGGTTTGAACTTCAGCTGGAATCGTCGCACCAGGGTCTCCACTAAGTAG
- the LOC142980061 gene encoding uncharacterized protein LOC142980061 translates to MKFFFAIALLVAVASADFTKPTPLSEEASQIQEIIAAINNPSTNPATAAALEQMLLDVLGIKPEPVVIDPVLVVDNAPVLDEESTVDVVDVVDIFPVFDEVVAPAPVAVPSSPLVQIIVNVNQAAAAAPSPVVVPSPADVDAPLDIVDIFPVFDPIIVDNFPVVSPVDVVDVSPVQVVDTLPVAVEPVIIGTPVIPAPAVNLPDTLN, encoded by the coding sequence ATGAAATTCTTCTTCGCCATCGCCCTTTTGGTCGCCGTAGCTTCGGCCGACTTCACCAAGCCCACCCCTCTCTCCGAAGAGGCGTCTCAAATCCAGGAGATCATCGCCGCCATCAACAACCCAAGCACCAAccccgccaccgccgccgctcTCGAGCAGATGCTCCTGGATGTCCTCGGAATCAAGCCTGAACCCGTCGTTATCGACCCCGTCCTCGTTGTTGATAACGCCCCCGTCCTTGATGAGGAATCAACCGTCGATGTCGTTGACGTTGTCGACATCTTCCCCGTTTTCGATGAAGTCGTCGCTCCTGCTCCTGTTGCCGTACCCAGCTCTCCCCTGGTCCAGATCATCGTGAACGTCAACCAGGCCGCCGCCGCTGCGCCCAGCCCTGTCGTCGTCCCCTCCCCCGCTGACGTCGACGCACCCCTCGACATCGTCGACATCTTCCCCGTGTTTGACCCCATCATCGTTGACAACTTCCCCGTCGTCTCCCCTGTCGATGTTGTAGATGTCAGCCCCGTCCAGGTCGTCGACACCCTTCCCGTCGCCGTTGAGCCCGTTATTATCGGCACCCCCGTCATCCCCGCCCCCGCTGTCAACCTCCCCGACACCCTGAACTAA
- the LOC142980034 gene encoding uncharacterized protein LOC142980034 has protein sequence MKYFIAIALLVAVASAGLIKPDPVVVVDKPSGDFVDITPVLDSEAPSGDFVDIFPVLDSEAPSGDFVDIFPVLDSEAPSGDFVDIFPVLDSVAPSEDFVDVMPVLDSVAPAAASSSPLVQIIVNVNQAAAAPGPVVVPSPVDVDAPLEIVDNFPVFDPVIVDNFPVFDTVSPVQVVDAAPVAVEPVNIGTPVIPAPAVNLPETLN, from the coding sequence ATGAAATACTTCATTGCCATCGCTCTTTTGGTCGCCGTAGCTTCGGCTGGCTTGATCAAACCCGACCCCGTCGTCGTGGTTGACAAACCCTCTGGTGACTTCGTGGACATCACCCCTGTTCTGGACTCCGAGGCTCCTTCTGGCGACTTCGTGGACATCTTCCCTGTCCTGGACTCCGAGGCTCCCTCTGGAGACTTTGTGGACATCTTCCCTGTCCTGGACTCCGAGGCTCCTTCTGGTGACTTCGTAGACATCTTCCCTGTCCTGGACTCCGTCGCTCCCTCTGAAGACTTCGTGGACGTCATGCCCGTTCTTGACTCCGTCGCTCCTGCTGCTGCCTCCAGCTCTCCTCTGGTCCAGATCATCGTGAACGTCAACCaggccgccgccgcccccgGCCCCGTCGTCGTCCCCTCCCCCGTTGACGTCGACGCACCCCTCGAAATCGTCGACAACTTCCCCGTGTTCGACCCCGTCATCGTTGACAACTTCCCCGTCTTCGACACCGTCAGCCCCGTTCAGGTCGTCGACGCCGCTCCCGTCGCCGTTGAGCCCGTCAACATCGGCACCCCCGTCATCCCCGCCCCCGCTGTCAACCTCCCCGAGACCCTGAACTAA
- the LOC142979748 gene encoding uncharacterized protein LOC142979748, with the protein MHSINLPRTCLGFTNILFFVLGTIGFVICLWCAVNTDFFRDVNYTVTKSSVVDTIAKFINMKLWVTPVTMILIPITVLAMMTSCCGVLGAGCKIKCAIKSYIFLSTGLSAIAFWLFFITGIYNIYTNNDRTRNSMQVSLHEYYGKENDLITFVWNYIMINHECCGVVTYRDFYGSPWHKAHPGKLYPVQCCVLSNVTTLKPLSKDCTVSLGPDTLWHKSGCFLALQSAIIRNKGKIIFYIVLIGIMYFIVTLFAYCLIRGEPLLGSMAGKFTDFLPPKGRADAAKSNNNNIVVTPSNMSLGNVMYNTTEHHPKRVVKVVSAANPFQSYSFTPNAYGQETMRPYPQSYRY; encoded by the coding sequence ATGCACTCAATTAACTTGCCTCGGACATGTTTGGGGTTCACAAACATATTGTTTTTCGTACTGGGTACCATTGGGTTCGTGATTTGCTTGTGGTGTGCGGTCAACACTGATTTCTTCCGAGACGTGAACTACACTGTGACGAAGAGCTCTGTCGTTGATACTATCGCCAAGTTCATCAATATGAAACTATGGGTCACTCCGGTAACAATGATTCTCATACCAATAACTGTACTCGCGATGATGACCTCGTGTTGCGGAGTCCTAGGGGCGGGCTGTAAGATCAAATGCGCGATCAAGTCCTACATATTCCTCTCAACAGGACTGTCCGCTATAGCCTTCTGGTTATTCTTTATAACTGGAATATACAACATTTACACAAACAACGACAGAACAAGGAACTCTATGCAAGTATCATTGCACGAGTATTACGGGAAGGAGAACGATTTGATTACATTTGTGTGGAATTATATCATGATAAACCATGAATGCTGCGGCGTGGTCACGTACAGAGATTTCTACGGTTCTCCGTGGCATAAAGCACATCCTGGGAAGTTGTACCCCGTACAGTGTTGCGTGTTATCTAACGTGACGACTCTGAAGCCTTTGTCGAAAGACTGCACTGTCAGTCTAGGACCGGACACACTGTGGCACAAAAGCGGTTGTTTCCTGGCGCTACAATCAGCGATTATAAGGAACAAAGGGAAGATCATATTCTACATAGTACTGATAGGGATCATGTATTTCATAGTGACGTTATTCGCTTATTGTTTAATTAGAGGGGAGCCTTTGCTGGGTTCCATGGCTGGGAAGTTTACGGACTTTTTGCCGCCGAAAGGCCGAGCAGATGCGGCCaagagtaataataataatatagtggtGACGCCTTCGAACATGTCTTTAGGGAACGTGATGTACAACACTACAGAGCATCATCCGAAAAGGGTCGTCAAAGTGGTGTCCGCGGCGAATCCTTTTCAGTCTTATTCGTTCACGCCTAACGCGTATGGTCAAGAGACCATGCGGCCCTATCCTCAATCGTACAGATACtga
- the LOC142979837 gene encoding uncharacterized protein LOC142979837, whose amino-acid sequence MKFFIAIALFVAVASADFTKPTPVSQEEAQLQEIIAAIQNPSTNPATAAALEQMLQDLLGIKPEAVLDEESSVDIVDIVDNFPVFDSVAPAPAATPSSPLVQIIVNVNQAAAAAPSPVDPAPIDVPPRPFPIDIVDEVAPVDVEPVVIATPVIPAPAVNLPDPLN is encoded by the coding sequence ATGAAATTCTTCATTGCCATCGCCCTCTTTGTCGCCGTAGCGTCGGCCGACTTCACCAAGCCCACTCCTGTCTCCCAGGAGGAGGCTCAGCTTCAGGAGATCATCGCCGCCATCCAGAATCCTTCAACCAAccccgccaccgccgccgctcTTGAACAGATGCTCCAGGACTTACTTGGAATCAAACCCGAAGCCGTTCTTGATGAGGAATCTAGCGTGGATATCGTTGACATAGTGGATAACTTCCCTGTGTTTGACTCAGTCGCTCCTGCTCCTGCTGCCACTCCCAGCTCTCCCCTAGTCCAGATCATCGTGAACGTCAACCAGGCCGCCGCCGCTGCGCCCAGCCCTGTAGACCCCGCCCCTATTGATGTCCCTCCGCGCCCCTTCCCCATCGACATCGTTGATGAAGTTGCTCCCGTCGACGTCGAACCAGTCGTTATTGCCACTCCCGTCATTCCCGCCCCCGCTGTAAACCTCCCCGACCCtctgaactaa